One Misgurnus anguillicaudatus chromosome 20, ASM2758022v2, whole genome shotgun sequence DNA segment encodes these proteins:
- the LOC129454994 gene encoding uncharacterized protein isoform X15, with the protein MNKLLAVISLTAFLCYGVQSSDLSERELKRQIINSGIAVFIDILEKVKNVTEQIVRENQFKKSRIAVQEHWKDLRQTVKQINDIDKEKEGLQHLKLSLSAGRTSATMTREITEKLIRPYINIYDETFKTETMAGIWREVESEYLQGAPPIYDKPLNLLSYLLAKTIVKSGMVDALKGGVNIVLEVGKIDLNQLHEEVQLLINQVGEKAAEISTLERQKEKNDFLVSLRTASGLIVFYWDQILEHTESLSFHKKYLDSRKRWVELTQLKNSSEKYHVLISPKTKHDILEWTDNTFGKLFEAVALKYYKHGNELFGHDRFNQSNWVFDKIATVYGLPVYEKLTESGFGISKLNRLLNRINHAILIIESRDHLFYSSHTNLEQLIREILFSISFHLEDLKRKGTDDDILLPVKAIKETVFYIWDNVLFLLKFAFPRYHEPHQSERKVAASR; encoded by the exons atgaaCAAACTTCTAGCTGTCATAAGTTTAACAGCATTTCTCTGTTATG GTGTGCAGAGTTCTGATTTATCAGAAAGAGAGTTAAAACGACAAATCATCAACTCTGGGATTGCCGTGTTTATAGACATACTGGAAAAAGTCAAAAATGTTACAGAGCAAATAGTAAGAGAAAATCAGTTTAAAAAATCCAG GATTGCGGTCCAAGAGCACTGGAAAGACTTAAGACAGACTGTAAAACAAATCAATGATATTGACAAAGAGAAAGAGGG tCTACAACACTTAAAGCTTTCGTTGTCTGCGGGTAGAACATCCGCAACAATGACCAGAGAGATCACTGAGAAACTTATTCGCCC atacataaacatttatgaTGAAACGTTTAAAACCGAGACCATGGCTGGAATCTGGAG agaAGTGGAGTCAGAGTATCTTCAAGGAGCCCCACCGATATACGATAAACCCTTGAATCTCTTGAGTTACCTTCTTGCAAAGAC GATTGTAAAATCTGGGATGGTGGATGCCCTCAAAGGTGGAGTGAATATTGTTTTAGAAGTTGGAAAAATCGATCTAAACCAACTTCATGAGGA AGTGCAGCTGCTTATAAATCAGGTTGGAGAGAAGGCTGCTGAGATATCGACCTTagaaagacaaaaagaaaaaaatgattttcttgtATCATTAAg AACTGCATCCGGATTGATTGTCTTTTACTGGGATCAGATTTTGGAACACACAGAAAGTTTGTCATTCCATAAGAAATACTTAGACTCTAGGAA GCGATGGGTGGAGCTAACACAGTTGAAAAATTCAAGTGAAAAGTATCATGTGCTTATAAGCCCAAAAACAAAGCATGACATTTTGGA ATGGACTGACAATACATTTGGTAAATTATTTGAAGCCGTGGCCCTGAAATATTATAAACATGGAAATGAACTGTTTGGTCACGACAGATTCAATCAATCTAACTG GGTCTTTGACAAGATTGCTACTGTTTATGGTCTCCCCGTTTATGAAAAACTGACTGAAAGTGGTTTTGGGATTTCAAAGCTCAACAGACTTCTTAACAGAATAAACCATGCAATTCTTATTATAGAAAGCcgtgatcatttattttattcaag CCACACCAATTTAGAACAACTTATTAGGGAAATTCTGTTTTCAATTAGTTTTCATCTTGAAGATTTGAAAAGAAAAGGCACAGACGATGACATATTACTACCTGTGAA AGCGATCAAGGAAACGGTATTTTATATCTGGGACAATGTTCTATTTCTTTTGAAGTTTGCATTTCCTCGTTACCATGAGCCCCATCAATCAGAACG GAAGGTGGCCGCCT
- the LOC129454994 gene encoding uncharacterized protein isoform X9, with protein sequence MNKLLAVISLTAFLCYGVQSSDLSERELKRQIINSGIAVFIDILEKVKNVTEQIVRENQFKKSRIAVQEHWKDLRQTVKQINDIDKEKEGLQHLKLSLSAGRTSATMTREITEKLIRPYINIYDETFKTETMAGIWREVESEYLQGAPPIYDKPLNLLSYLLAKTIVKSGMVDALKGGVNIVLEVGKIDLNQLHEEVQLLINQVGEKAAEISTLERQKEKNDFLVSLRTASGLIVFYWDQILEHTESLSFHKKYLDSRKRWVELTQLKNSSEKYHVLISPKTKHDILEWTDNTFGKLFEAVALKYYKHGNELFGHDRFNQSNWAFDKIATVCGLPIYEKLTESGFGISEFNRLLNRINHVIIILEGNELYSSQTFTEQVIHNILSIISLLIVHEKEKGADDDILLPIKVIKKMVFEIWDFFLPRRDINYEPQELEREWNHMRRIFINELIKSGEFTEEELEEAPMNFLNATRGILEMMNFGDLTEGFSQRIDASALAFKKLIHDINMELLKT encoded by the exons atgaaCAAACTTCTAGCTGTCATAAGTTTAACAGCATTTCTCTGTTATG GTGTGCAGAGTTCTGATTTATCAGAAAGAGAGTTAAAACGACAAATCATCAACTCTGGGATTGCCGTGTTTATAGACATACTGGAAAAAGTCAAAAATGTTACAGAGCAAATAGTAAGAGAAAATCAGTTTAAAAAATCCAG GATTGCGGTCCAAGAGCACTGGAAAGACTTAAGACAGACTGTAAAACAAATCAATGATATTGACAAAGAGAAAGAGGG tCTACAACACTTAAAGCTTTCGTTGTCTGCGGGTAGAACATCCGCAACAATGACCAGAGAGATCACTGAGAAACTTATTCGCCC atacataaacatttatgaTGAAACGTTTAAAACCGAGACCATGGCTGGAATCTGGAG agaAGTGGAGTCAGAGTATCTTCAAGGAGCCCCACCGATATACGATAAACCCTTGAATCTCTTGAGTTACCTTCTTGCAAAGAC GATTGTAAAATCTGGGATGGTGGATGCCCTCAAAGGTGGAGTGAATATTGTTTTAGAAGTTGGAAAAATCGATCTAAACCAACTTCATGAGGA AGTGCAGCTGCTTATAAATCAGGTTGGAGAGAAGGCTGCTGAGATATCGACCTTagaaagacaaaaagaaaaaaatgattttcttgtATCATTAAg AACTGCATCCGGATTGATTGTCTTTTACTGGGATCAGATTTTGGAACACACAGAAAGTTTGTCATTCCATAAGAAATACTTAGACTCTAGGAA GCGATGGGTGGAGCTAACACAGTTGAAAAATTCAAGTGAAAAGTATCATGTGCTTATAAGCCCAAAAACAAAGCATGACATTTTGGA ATGGACTGACAATACATTTGGTAAATTATTTGAAGCCGTGGCCCTGAAATATTATAAACATGGAAATGAACTGTTTGGTCACGACAGATTCAATCAATCTAACTG GGCCTTTGACAAAATCGCTACTGTTTGTGGTCTCCCCATTTATGAAAAACTGACTGAAAGTGGTTTTGGGATTTCAGAGTTCAACAGACTTCTTAACAGAATAAACCATGTAATTATCATTCTGGAAGGCAATGAACTTTATTCAAG CCAGACCTTTACAGAACAAGTTATTCATAACATTCTGTCAATAATTAGTCTTCTTATTGTACATGAGAAAGAAAAAGGCGCAGACGATGACATATTACTGCCTATAAA AGTGATCAAGAAAATGGTATTTGAAATCTGGGACTTTTTTCTACCCAGGCGTGATATTAACTATGAGCCCCAGGAATTAGAAAG AGAGTGGAATCATATGAGGAGAATCTTTATTAATGAGTTAATAAAAAGTGGAGAATTTACTGAAGAGGAACTTGAAGAAGCACCGat gaactTTCTCAATGCCACTCGAGGGATACTAGAAATGATGAACTTTGGTGATTTGACTGAAGGGTTCAGTCAAAGGATAGATGCATCGGCTTT AGCCTTTAAAAAATTGATTCATGATATAAATATGGAACTTCTCAAAACCTAG